Proteins from one Nicotiana tabacum cultivar K326 chromosome 23, ASM71507v2, whole genome shotgun sequence genomic window:
- the LOC107828998 gene encoding uncharacterized protein LOC107828998, giving the protein MVALSLPSTFTCRRRRRRMNTLLLSPPLQLRFPFIHFRLQTSHRRQVLRPPPFAASTSHLSISKQFNIDNLEVEEEEEEYDVVSYPNRRYDFTPLIQFLSTYTPTEPNSDTTSPTQLDPAELKLAESYRAVPAPVWHSLLKNLASTSSSISTAYALVTWLQKHNVCFSYELLYSILIHALGRSEKLYEAFLLSQRQTLTPLTYNALIGACARNGDLEKALNLMCRMRRDGYQSDYVNYSLIIQSLIRSNSIDLTMLEKFYDEIEADMIELDGQLLNDMIVGFAKAGDVDRALVFMSVVQGNGLSPKTATVVTLISELGNSGRTEEAEAVFEELKEGGLKPRTRAYNALLKGYVKTGSLKDAEYIVSEMERNGVAPDELTYSLLIDAYGNAGRWESARIVLKEMEANNVQPNSFVFSRILASYRDRGEWQRSFQVLKEMKNSGVNPDRQFYNIMIDTFGKYNCLDHAMSTFERMKLDGIEPDTVTWNTLIDCHSKHGHHNKSEELFEAMQESGCLPCTTTYNIMINSFGELEKWEEVKGLLSKMQSQGLLPNVVTYTTLINIYGQSGRFNDAIECLEVMKSAGLKPSSTMYNALINAYAQRGLSEQAVNAFRIMKGDGLKPSLLALNSLINAFGEDRRDAEAFAVLKYMKENHMKADVVTYTTLMKALIRVDKFERVPAVYEEMLLSGCTPDRKARAMLRSALRYLKSTLK; this is encoded by the exons ATGGTGGCTCTATCTCTCCCCTCAACCTTCACTTGccggagaagaagaaggagaatgaaTACTCTGTTACTTTCCCCTCCGTTGCAACTACGTTTTCCGTTCATTCACTTCCGTTTACAAACCTCTCACCGCCGTCAGGTTCTCCGACCACCGCCTTTCGCCGCCTCAACATCTCATCTCTCTATTTCCAAGCAATTCAATATCGATAACCTCGAagtggaagaggaagaggaagagtaCGATGTCGTTTCGTACCCGAATCGCCGTTACGATTTCACTCCTCTGATTCAATTTCTATCCACTTACACACCCACTGAGCCCAATTCAGACACAACTTCACCCACTCAACTCGACCCGGCCGAGTTAAAACTCGCCGAGTCATACCGAGCCGTCCCAGCCCCAGTCTGGCACTCTCTTCTGAAAAACCTTGCCTCCACGTCATCCTCAATTTCTACGGCATACGCACTCGTTACGTGGCTTCAAAAGCACAACGTTTGTTTCTCTTACGAACTGCTGTACTCAATTCTCATTCACGCGCTGGGACGCTCGGAGAAGTTGTACGAGGCTTTTTTGCTTTCACAGCGGCAAACTTTAACGCCGTTAACGTACAATGCACTTATTGGTGCTTGTGCACGAAACGGTGACCTCGAAAAAGCACTTAATTTGATGTGTAGAATGCGCAGAGACGGGTATCAATCTGATTATGTTAATTACAGTTTGATTATTCAATCACTTATTCGTAGTAATTCTATTGATTTGACTATGTTAGAGAAGTTTTATGATGAAATTGAAGCTGATATGATTGAACTTGATGGCCAATTGTTGAATGATATGATTGTGGGCTTTGCGAAAGCTGGTGATGTTGATAGAGCTTTAGTTTTCATGAGTGTTGTTCAAGGTAATGGGCTGAGCCCAAAAACTGCTACTGTTGTTACCTTGATATCTGAGTTGGGTAATTCAGGTAGGACTGAGGAGGCTGAGGCTGTATTTGAGGAGTTGAAAGAAGGCGGGTTAAAGCCAAGGACGAGGGCATATAATGCACTTCTGAAAGGGTATGTGAAAACTGGATCCTTGAAGGATGCGGAGTATATTGTGTCGGAGATGGAGAGGAATGGGGTGGCACCGGATGAACTTACGTATAGCTTGCTTATTGATGCTTATGGGAATGCTGGTAGGTGGGAAAGCGCGAGAATTGTGTTGAAAGAAATGGAAGCGAATAATGTACAGCCGAATTCGTTTGTGTTTAGTAGGATTTTAGCAAGTTATCGTGATAGAGGAGAGTGGCAGAGATCATTTCAGGTGCTTAAAGAAATGAAGAATAGTGGGGTGAATCCTGATAGGCAGTTTTATAACATAATGATTGATACTTTTGGGAAGTACAATTGTTTGGATCATGCAATGTCTACATTTGAAAGGATGAAATTGGATGGAATTGAACCTGATACTGTTACATGGAACACGCTAATAGATTGCCATAGTAAGCATGGCCATCACAATAAGTCGGAGGAGCTGTTTGAGGCAATGCAGGAAAGTGGATGCTTGCCGTGCACCACCACATACAATATAATGATTAATTCTTTTGGTGAGTTGGAGAAATGGGAGGAAGTGAAGGGCTTGTTGAGTAAGATGCAGAGTCAGGGCTTACTGCCCAATGTTGTTACATATACCACACTGATTAATATCTATGGACAGTCAGGAAGGTTCAATGATGCCATTGAGTGCTTGGAGGTGATGAAGTCTGCAGGGTTGAAACCATCCTCAACCATGTATAATGCCTTGATCAATGCCTATGCACAGAGG GGCTTGTCTGAACAAGCAGTAAATGCCTTTAGGATCATGAAGGGAGATGGTCTAAAGCCCAGTCTGTTAGCTCTCAATTCACTAATTAATGCATTTGGTGAGGATCGGAGGGATGCTGAGGCTTTTGCTGTATTGAAGTATATGAAAGAAAAT CATATGAAGGCAGATGTTGTTACGTACACCACTCTTATGAAAGCCTTGATACGTGTGGACAAATTTGAAAGG GTTCCCGCCGTTTATGAAGAAATGCTTTTGTCTGGATGTACCCCAGATAGGAAAGCTAGAGCAATGTTACGATCCGCTCTGAGATACCTGAAGTCCACGTTGAAATAG